The following nucleotide sequence is from Endozoicomonas sp. GU-1.
AATACCATTGAGCTTGCAAATGTCGACTGGTTACAGGGCAGCAGTTCGGAAGATGCGCTGAAATACCAGCTGGAACAAGGTTACCTGATCACCGGGTTTCCTATCTAGCTTTCGCTCAAGCGCTGTGGTGACGTTCCAGTAGGGGTAGTTACGGTTACTCCTGCACCTGTTCACACTTGCCAAATCACTGCTACGGATACGAAACTATGCAGTTTTGATCAGCCACAGCAGCCCTCAATGACGACATCCGCAAATCAAGAAAGAGCCAACACTGAAGACTTCCTGTCTATTTTTCTGCAGGACATTCCGTTGATGGATGTTCGTGCCCCGGTGGAGTTCGCCAAGGGCAGCTTCCCTTTGGCGATCAATATCCCCATTCTGGATAACCACCAACGGGAACTGATTGGTACCTGTTATAAAGAAGAAGGACCTGAGGCGGCTGTTACTCTGGGCTACAGGCTGGCTACTGATGATATCCGGGCTCAGCGACTCGAAGCCTGGCAATCACTGATCAGGCAACAGCCAGCAGGGTACCTGTTCTGCTTTCGTGGAGGACAACGCTCCCATATTACCCAGCAGTGGCTGAAGGAATCTGGCTACCCTTACCCATTAATCAAAGGTGGCTATAAAGCCCTGAGACGTTTTCTGATCGATGAACTGGAACGCTCCATTGATGAAATTCCATTCATTATCCTCAGTGGCAAAACCGGTACCGGCAAAACCTGGCTGATTCAACAACTGCCTTACAGCATTGACCTGGAAGGCCTTGCCAACCACAGAGGCTCCAGCTTTGGCCGCCGATACGGTGGACAGCCGGGCCAGATCGATTTTGAAAATCGCCTGTCCATCGCGCTGCTGAAGCACCGTCACAGGCACCCCGGAATGCCGGTACTGCTGGAAGATGAAAGCAAGCTGATTGGCCGCTGCAGCCTGCCCCAGACGATGCGGGACAAAATGCAGCAATCCCCGTTAATTTTGCTTGAAGAGACCATGGAAGAGCGGGTCAGGATTGGTCTTAAGGAGTATGTGACCAACAATCTTGCCCAGTTTATTGCCGCTTATGGTGAACCACAGGGTTTTGAGCAATTTGTCGAAGGCCTCTCTGGTAGCCTTTACCGTATTCGCCGCCGACTGGGTGGAGAACGCTATCAGCAGTTAACCAATATTCTGGAAAACGCCATCGCGCAACATAGATCGGGCGGGGGAATAGCAGGCTACAGCCCTCTGATCAGTGATCTGCTCAGCAATTATTACGACCCCATGTATGACTATCAGCTGGAGCATAAGGAGGGTAAAGTGATCTTTCGAGGGGATCGTGAGGCTATTGAGCATTACTACAACAAATCATTGATAAACTGATTAAGGCCATCATTGGCGGTAGCAAGGCTCTAATAAATACAGGGCCCTGCCTGAAATTGCCATATCCAGTTAAGGAGCATCAAAAAAAGCACTGTTACGAGATGCTTCTTTAAGACGCTGATAACTATCGATGGCCTGTTGTAATGACTCCAAAATGAGCCGGGTTCGAAATAGCTTCGTGCCATGATGAATAAAACTGTCTCCATCCTCATAGCCCTGTTCCCGTTCTTCATCAACGCCCTGAATTTGCAGGCTCTGATCGTACCAGGGCTGTTGCTTGACAAATGCATCCCTTTGGTAGGTATTGAGATTGAGTCCCTTGGTCCTGACCCTGTTTGGAACTATCCTGATCAAGTTAAGGTCTTTGTTGATTGGGGCAAATAAGAAACCATGCTTAACGAGGTATTTCAATACACCCTGCTCGTGCAACGTATGATTTTGCGGTTGATAGCCATGCACCCGGTCATTACTGAATAACGACCACATATGCAAAAATGACCGTGCTTTCTCGGTCTTTTTCACCAATAGTATCCCGGTATTAAGCAAGGCCCAGCGGTTGTCTCCGGCAACAAGCAGATCAGCGTTCCCAAACTCTTTGATATACTTGTCGAGCATTCCGGAAATACCGGGAAAGTCATTGATAACAATATCATCATCAAGCCACACCACCCATTGACCGGCAGGCACCTCTTCACACTCCAGGACGTTTTTAAGAGCGAAGACTTTCAGCCAGTACAGCTGCTTTGCCCCCAGTTCTTCGCGAAATTCAAATGGATATACAAATCGGTAATTGATACCCCGAAGCCTGGCGTAAGCGGCGTGATTTTCTCTGGTCAGCTGGGCGGTCGCCCGGGTGCCACCGGATAGAATAAGGGCAACGTTTGAGCCCTCCCGGTTGTTAAGATCAAAGCTCATTGACCGGTAGGCTTGAATGATCTTCTCCTGACGGTCTTCGTTGATAGTTGGTAAGAGCTGATCAAGAAACGATTTATTGATCCGTTCAAATTCATGGAACATTGGATGTCGATTGGTAATGGCCTGACAGACTGAATGGGTAGATTTAACCGAAAATGATGTGTCAGGATACCCCCTCACAGGACAATCGTCAGCATGCGAACAGATCAAATCTTCCGGTTTCTCTCTTTCAAATCTGGCTTCCTGACAGAAGGCTATTTCCAGGGCGTCGTCACTCAACCTGCAGTTATTGCCCCTCCTGTGAACAGGGAACACCACAGCGCCCGTACCGGAAAGAATATACACAAGCCCAACTAACATCGAGGTAAGGCCGTTCAGCCTGAAAGGCTTCACGCTTCTTTCAGCGATTGTGGCGTGTTGGCAAGCACTCCTGCCGGTCATCGAATCCACCAGAGAGGCGAACTCTCTCTCTTCCAACCGCTCCTGATCCGACATCGGAGTCCCATCAGCATGCTGGCCAGGTGGGTGGATATAGGCATGGATAAACTCAGTCATATTGACGCATCGCCGGGACTCAATCCGAGAATGATCTGACCAGAATGCAATCCGATCCTGCGATAATGCTGATGAACGCTGCTGAGCAAAATTGTTTGGTTCAGCCATTCCACTGGTGGCTTGTTTTTCACACAATGGCATCGCTGGCAGAATATGGCTGGAAATAAAGCTTGATATCATCCTGACTCTACTATGTTATTTTTTTATATGACTAAGCTGTAGACAAAAGTTTTAGGCGTTTGTTCCAAATTTTATTCCAAAAGCCAATTAAAAAACTGAATATTGATTAGATACCCAGAAAATAAACACTGGAAAACAAACACTGGATAGCGCAATGAACATCGATTTCGACAAAGTGGTGGATCGAACCAACACCTCCAGCCTTAAATGGGAGCGCTTCAGCCCTGACGTTCTCCCCATGTGGGTAGCGGATATGGATTTCCAGTCAGCACCTGAAATCATCGAAGCACTGCACCAGCGCATCGACCATGGGGTTTTTGGTTACACCGAGCCAGACAGCGAACTGGAACAACTTGTCGTTGAGCGCTGTCGCCATCTCTACCACTGGGATATTGAGCCAGAATGGATTGTCTGGATGCCGGGCCTGGTTTCTGCCCTTAATGTCTGTGTTCGTGCCTATGCCAACAAAAGTGAAGGCGTCATTTCCCCCGTTCCTGTCTATTATCCCTTTCTTATGGCACCCAAACTGGCGGGACGTGAGCTAATCGGTGTGGAATGGACTAAACAAAACGGCCAATGGGTGCTCGATCTCGACAGCCTGGAGCAGAAAATCACCCCCAGCTGCAAACTACTGATGCTGTGCAACCCGCAAAACCCGAACGGTCGGGTATTTACCCGGACAGAACTGGAGAAGCTTGAGCAACTCTGTAACAAACATGGCCTTGTGGTCTGCTCCGATGAAGTGCATTGCGACCTGATTCTTGATCGCCGTGCGGAACATATTCCCTATGCGGCCATCAGCGAATTTGCCCGGGACAATTCAGTCACCCTGATGTCACCGTCGAAAACCTTCAATCTGGCCGGCTTCGGCTGTGCCTTCGCGATTATTCCCGATCATCAGTTACGCCATCATTTCAACCGGGTTCGCACCGGTATTGTGCCGTCAGTGGACAGCGCCCTGATTGGCTACACTGCTGCGAAAGCGGCCTATCGTCATGGTGAACCCTGGCGTCAGTCATTGCTGGATTACCTCCGTGGTAACCACGACTACCTGCTGGAAGCCATCAATAACATTCCCGGCCTTGCCATGGAACCACTGCAGGCCACCTATCTGGCCTGGATTGATGTCAGCGGACTGGGGCTGGAAGATCCTCACCAGTTCTTTGCCCAGGCCGGTGTTGGCCTGTCCCCCGGAAAGCAATTTGGCGATGAAAATTACCTGAGGCTGAACTTTGGTTGCAGCCGATCAGTTCTGGAAGAAGGCGTGGCACGAATAGCCAGGGCCGTTGCACAAATGCAGTCAATGGATTAAAAACTTTCACCACAAAGGCACAGAGACACAAAGAAATATTTTATTCTTGAACTCTGTGGCTCTGTGGTCACAAAGCCTAATTGCTTATAACAGCACCTGCGGTCATTATATCCAGCCCAACAACTTGTCAGACTCACCGTGAAAGAGATCACCAACCACTCATTTCAGTTTGCACAGATAGGTGTTATCCACTCCTGCTACCGCCAGAAATTTGGAATCCCCCGTCAGCCCGGCATTGTCACCGCCGCTGAAGCCACACTGGAGCTTTTTCCCCCTTACAACCAGGAAAACCTGGTACGTGGTCTGGATGGGTTTTCACATATCTGGGTACATTTTATCTTCCACAAAACCATGGATGAGGGCTGGCGTCCAACCATTCGCCCACCAAGACTGGGAGGCCGACAGCGCATGGGGGTATTTGCTACCCGCTCCACACACCGGCCAAACCCTATGGGTATGTCCGTGGTTGAACTGCGCGGCATTGAGTCCGGCAATGGCAAGCTGACATTAAAGCTGGGGGCGGTGGACCTTCTTGATGGTACTCCCGTTATCGATATCAAACCTTACCTGCCCTATGCCGACGCACTGCCTGATGCCAAGGGTGGCTTTGCCCCCCTGCCAATGGCTATGGCGGAAGTGAAGTTCACCGATCAGGCCATGAACCAATGCCTGCGTTATCAACAACGAACCGGCAGGCAGCTGATTCTGCTGATCGAGCAGGTACTTGGCCAGGACCCGAGACCCGCCTACCTGAGGGAATCCTCCGGACGACGCCATGGCACCGCACTATGGGACCTGAATGTGGTCTGGGAGTACACCAACCAGCATTTCCTGGTTACAGAGCTGGAACCTCTGAAGCTTGACGTGAAAACAGTGGCAGGTAATAGGTAATGATTATTCCCTATGACATGATTGAGCCCGAGACGCTTAAAAGTCTGATCGAAGAGTTTGTCAGCCGTGAAGGGACGGATAATGGCTATGACGACGCCCTTGCAAAGCGAGTGGCGCAGGTATTATCCCGCTTGAAATCCGGCGACATGGTGATCGTATTTGACCAGGAAAGCCAGACACCGAATATTCTGCACAAGGACGTTGCCAGGCAAATCCTGAGTGAGCAGGACGTGTGATCATCCTGTTTCCAGAAAGCTGCCCGGAAAAACAGAACCATTATTCTGGGCAGGGTCGCCCACACTAGGAGGCTGTCCGAGAATAGCGCCCGTAGCGAGGATGGCAGAAAATTGAGGATAAAAAGTCGGAAATTTTTAGTGAATAGTGGTTCTATTTACTAAAAATTTCCGACTTTTTAGACCAATTTGCTGCCACCGCAGTAGGGCAGTCTATTCTCGGACAGCCTCCTAGGAGCCTGTCCGCTTGGGCAGGCAATAGGTAAAGCGTGAAACGTTGTCGTTTACTTGCTACAGGGTGATCTATCAATTGTCAGCAATGTTTATCTGTCTGCAAAATCTCATGACTGGCTATGCCGGTCGTGATAATTTGTTTGAAAACTTCGAGTAGCAAAGTCAAATGTAACTGAGACAGGGCCTTTTTCAGTTTTGGCGGCATTAACTGGATCAGCATTAAAAAGTTCCTGTGCCGACTTATCAGCACCAGGACCAAATAAATAGGTCGTTCCAGGATATTTCTGCACTTCTTTCTTCCAATTTTTAGCATTTGTTTCAGCATCACGAATTCGTTCTGGAAAAAACGATAGAGTCATATACATTTCATGCGGACTGGGGGCAACTAAAAAGGTAAAATCCCTAGGCTTCATATACCATGCTGCATAATGCTCACCTTTATCAGGAGCATGAACAAGGAATAAACAATCCAGCTCTTCAACTTGAACATTCCTGCTCACAGGAATCCATTTAAAATCCCCCACTCCCAATTTTTCCATGCTATTATCATGGCCTTTAGACTCTGTACCAGAAGGCTGAATGGAATAGGATCCTAAGGGTTTGGCTGAAGCTCCTGAAGTCTCTGGATTATCAAGACCAACAGTTTTAGCGGTGTCATTATTTTTAGGGGTAACAACATTATTGGCCTCTTGGGAACGTTCCGATGTCGAAGGGGGTGGCAAGTAAGCAGCGGAAATCATAAGCATTACCATTGTTTGAAAATCTGTTCTTTTGATCAGACAAGTTAAAGCTGGAAAGGTTCCGAAGCTTCAGTGCAATATTTCCGCCCCCGGTGAGCGTGTAATCCGACGATTCATTGCCCCTGACCAATGATCAGTTAACGTCAGCTCTCTATACCCATTACAGGTTACAGCGGTACAACTGCTCGCCATAGTCACTGGCTCTGGCTTTACTGTGCTGGAAGTGCTCAGCAACCATTTCTTTTTCTTATGGGTGCCCTTGCGATAACCGTTCCAGCCATCATTGTTATTCAGGTACTGGTGATCAGCGGCCTACAGTGAAGTGCTATTCAGCTTGCGTGACTTGTGGGTATACCAGCCAATAAAGTCATGAGCCGGAAACACTTAAAAGTCTGATTGAAGAGTTTGTCAACCGTGAAGGGACGGATAATGGCTATGACGACGCCCTTGCAAAGCGAGTGGCGCAGGTATTATCCCGCTTGAAATCCGGCGACATGGTGATCGTATTTGATCAGGAAAGCCAGACACCGAATATTCTGCAAAAAGACGTTGCCAGGCAAATGCTGAGCGAGCAGGACGTCTGATCATCCTTTTTCCAAAAGGCTGTCCAGGAAAATAGAACCACTCTTCTGGACAGGAACCCCCGGACAAAGTCACCCGGGCAGGCAATATGAAAAAACGTTGCCGTTTACCTGATACAGAGTGTGTTCTACCCGCTGTCAACGACGTTTATCTGTCTGCAAAACCTCACGGCTGGCTATGTCGGCCGTGCTAATTTGTATGAAAACTTCGAGTGCCAATGTCAAATGTAACTGAGACAGGGCCTTCTTCAGTTCTGAGGACATTAGCAGGATCAACATTAAAAAAATTCTGTGCCAACCCATCAGCAACAGGACCACATAAATAGGTGGTTCCGGGCGTTCTCTGCACTTCTTTCTGCCAATAGCCAGCATGATTTTCAGCAGCAAGGATTTCTTCTGGAAAAAACATCGCAGCCATGGCTCGCCGAGTGGGGTTCAGTAAAAAGGTCACATCGGGAGGTTCCATATGCCAGGCTACATAACCCCTTCCATCATCAGGAACATGAACAAGGCATAAACTACCATCCATGTCTACAGCTTGAATATTCCTGTTGATGGTAACCCGTTCATAATCACCAGTTTCCAGCTTTAGAATGCCATTACCACCACCTTCAGACTCATCATCAGAAGACTCAATGGAATATGCTGCTAACGGTTTAGCTGCAGCACCATGGTTCTCTGGGTTATCAAGGCCAACGGTTTTAGCTGTGCCAACATTTTCAGGGGTAACAGCATTGGTCTCCTGGGAAATTTCCGGTAGATCCGGTGTCGAAGGGGTTGGTAAGGAAGAAGAAGGAATCATAAGTATTGCCTTTATTGAATACCTGTTCTCTTGAACAGACAAAATAAAGCTTGAAAGGTTCCAAAAATATAATTCAATAAATCAACCCACGGTGAACGGACAATCCAACGATTCAATACCCCTGACCAATGATCAGTTAACGTCAGCCCGGATATTTCATAAACTGCCCCGAATCTCACGCACGACCACCTGGTTGTGGGAGATAGGACGGTTCAGGATGCCAAAGCCTGGCACACCATTTCAATGAGTTTGAGGTGTATAATCCCCGTTCACCCTGAGCGGAGTCGAAGGGTGTTTGGCACAGTCTTTATTCAGGGTATGGTGTTTACGCCCTTCAACTCCGCTCAGGACGAACGGAATTCGGGCGTCATTGATAGAAGGAACCCATCAAACTCATCGAAATGATGCCCACTATATCCACTACAGGCTACAGCGGCGCAGCTGCTCACCATAGTTACTGGCCCTGCGCTTTACTGTGCTGGCGGTACTTAACAACCATTTCTTTTTCGTATGGGTTCCCTTGCGGTAACCGTACCAGCCTTCATGGTAATTCAGGTACTGCTGATCAGCGGACCAGAGTGAAGTACCATTCAGCTTGCGTGACTTGTGGGTATACCAGCCGATAAAGTCAATCGCGTCACCAAAGTCTTCGCGACTGGGGAAGAAACCTCCGGCTTCGCTGACATATTGCTCCCAGGTGCCATCCTGTGCCTGCGGGTAGCCATAAGCGGAAGAGTTACGGGGTAATGGAATGAAAAGGAACCATGGCCGTGGCGGCTGGGCATCGTGCCGGTAAGATGATTCCTGATACATAATGGCCATCATGATCTGGATAGGGGTGCCCCAGCGCCGATTGGCTTTTTTTGCATCTTTATACCAGCCGCGTTTTTCCTTGAAGACACTGCAAAGGTTGTGGGGTTTCTCGGGTGGTGCCTTACTGGCACAACCTGCCAGCACGGCAGACAGGATCAAAATAAACAGCTTTCGACTCAGGTTTGACATTCAGCCGCCATCCTCCAATGCTCAACCACAGAGACCACCAGGAGCACTGAGAAAAGAGAACCTTTAGCTTGCTTCATCAGCTCAGTTTTCCAGGAGTGTTTACAACCTCTGTGGTTCAGCTCGAATCAATTTGCCTCAGGCACTACTCACCCCAGGCCTGCCTCATCTGCATAAAGTCATCCTCAGTGACGACACGCACTCCCAGCTTCTCTGCCTTGGCCAGTTTTGAACCGGCCTTGTCACCGGCCAGCAAGGCTGATGTTTTTGCTGAAACTGAGCCAGTCACCTTGGCACCCAGTTTTTGCAGGATGGCCTTACCTTCGTCGCGGGTCATTGTGTTTAATGTCCCGGTTAACACCCAGGTTTCACCTGCAAGGGGTTGATCGCCCCCTTCTACAACTGGCGATTCCGTTTCCCATGCAACACCTTTCGCCAGGAGTGCATCAATCACTTCGCGGTTGTGTTCCTGACGGAAAAACTTCTCAATATGACCAGCAACCACAGGGCCAACATCATCCACGGTTTGTAAGTCTTCCACCGAAGCGGCCATCAATTTATGCAAATCACGGTAGTGACCTGCCAGCCCCTGTGCGGTTGCCTCACCCACTTCGCGAATGCCCAGTGAGTAGATAAAACGGGGAAGCGTGGTTTTTCTGGACTGATCAAGCGCATTAATCAAGTTCTCGGCCGACTTTTTCCCCATACGTTCAAGGCCGGAAACCTCCGGGGCATTGAGACTGAACAGGTCTGCCACCGTTGCAATCAATTGACGATCAACCAGCTGCTCAACCAGTTTATCCCCAAGACCATCAATATCCATCGCCTTGCGAGAAGCAAAGTGCTTGATAGCCTCTTTGCGCTGGGCTGAACAGAACAGTCCGCCAGAACAGCGCAGGATGGCTTCTTCACGTTCCAGCTCAGAGTCGCATACCGGGCAGCGATCGGGAAAGGTGATATCCCGAACATCATCAGGACGCATGGAGTGGATAACCCGGTTCACCTTGGGAATAACATCACCCGCCCGGAGGATAACGACACTGTCGCCTATTTTGATATCCAGCCGGGCAATTTCATCCATATTGTGCAAGGTCGCATTACTGACCGTCACCCCGCCCACAAACACCGGCTGCAAACGGGCAACCGGAGTGATAGCACCGGTTCTGCCAACCTGAAACTCCACATCCTTAAGAGTCGTGATCGCTTCCTGTGCCGGGAACTTACGGGCGATGGCCCAGCGCGGTGCCCGGGCCACAAACCCCAGAGCCTGCTGCCGGGCAATGGCATTCACTTTATAAACAATACCGTCAATCTCGTAAGGCAGCCCCTGACGTTTCTCAGCCATGGCTTGATAGTAGTCTTCACAGGCCTGGACACCTTTGACCACCTGCAGTTCGGGGCTAACTCGTAGGCCCCATTGTTTCAGACAGGCAAGTATCTCACTGTGGGTCTCTGGCAGAACCCCGCCATCGACAACGCCAACACTGTAGCAATAGATCGTCAATGGTCGTTTAGCCGTTATCCGCGAATCCAGCTGGCGCAAACTGCCAGCCGCTGCATTTCTCGGGTTAACAAAGGTCTTCTCACCTTTGGCACTGGCCCGCCGGTTCAACTGTTCAAAGCCAGCCTTTGGCATATACACTTCGCCCCGAACTTCAAGGCGTCGAGGCCAGCCATCGCCCATCAACTTGAGTGGGATTGATTCAATCGTACGAATGTTCTGGGTAATATCTTCCCCGGTAGTGCCATCGCCACGGGTAGCTGCCCTGACCAGAAGACCATCTTCGTATAACAGGCTGACAGCGATACCATCCAGCTTGGGTTCGCAGGCGTATTC
It contains:
- the mnmH gene encoding tRNA 2-selenouridine(34) synthase MnmH, with product MTTSANQERANTEDFLSIFLQDIPLMDVRAPVEFAKGSFPLAINIPILDNHQRELIGTCYKEEGPEAAVTLGYRLATDDIRAQRLEAWQSLIRQQPAGYLFCFRGGQRSHITQQWLKESGYPYPLIKGGYKALRRFLIDELERSIDEIPFIILSGKTGTGKTWLIQQLPYSIDLEGLANHRGSSFGRRYGGQPGQIDFENRLSIALLKHRHRHPGMPVLLEDESKLIGRCSLPQTMRDKMQQSPLILLEETMEERVRIGLKEYVTNNLAQFIAAYGEPQGFEQFVEGLSGSLYRIRRRLGGERYQQLTNILENAIAQHRSGGGIAGYSPLISDLLSNYYDPMYDYQLEHKEGKVIFRGDREAIEHYYNKSLIN
- a CDS encoding MalY/PatB family protein; amino-acid sequence: MNIDFDKVVDRTNTSSLKWERFSPDVLPMWVADMDFQSAPEIIEALHQRIDHGVFGYTEPDSELEQLVVERCRHLYHWDIEPEWIVWMPGLVSALNVCVRAYANKSEGVISPVPVYYPFLMAPKLAGRELIGVEWTKQNGQWVLDLDSLEQKITPSCKLLMLCNPQNPNGRVFTRTELEKLEQLCNKHGLVVCSDEVHCDLILDRRAEHIPYAAISEFARDNSVTLMSPSKTFNLAGFGCAFAIIPDHQLRHHFNRVRTGIVPSVDSALIGYTAAKAAYRHGEPWRQSLLDYLRGNHDYLLEAINNIPGLAMEPLQATYLAWIDVSGLGLEDPHQFFAQAGVGLSPGKQFGDENYLRLNFGCSRSVLEEGVARIARAVAQMQSMD
- the tsaA gene encoding tRNA (N6-threonylcarbamoyladenosine(37)-N6)-methyltransferase TrmO is translated as MKEITNHSFQFAQIGVIHSCYRQKFGIPRQPGIVTAAEATLELFPPYNQENLVRGLDGFSHIWVHFIFHKTMDEGWRPTIRPPRLGGRQRMGVFATRSTHRPNPMGMSVVELRGIESGNGKLTLKLGAVDLLDGTPVIDIKPYLPYADALPDAKGGFAPLPMAMAEVKFTDQAMNQCLRYQQRTGRQLILLIEQVLGQDPRPAYLRESSGRRHGTALWDLNVVWEYTNQHFLVTELEPLKLDVKTVAGNR
- a CDS encoding YheU family protein codes for the protein MIIPYDMIEPETLKSLIEEFVSREGTDNGYDDALAKRVAQVLSRLKSGDMVIVFDQESQTPNILHKDVARQILSEQDV
- a CDS encoding transglycosylase SLT domain-containing protein; the protein is MSNLSRKLFILILSAVLAGCASKAPPEKPHNLCSVFKEKRGWYKDAKKANRRWGTPIQIMMAIMYQESSYRHDAQPPRPWFLFIPLPRNSSAYGYPQAQDGTWEQYVSEAGGFFPSREDFGDAIDFIGWYTHKSRKLNGTSLWSADQQYLNYHEGWYGYRKGTHTKKKWLLSTASTVKRRASNYGEQLRRCSL
- the ligA gene encoding NAD-dependent DNA ligase LigA, whose protein sequence is MSMTSSDIPSVPSLELAEQEILQLRQQISEHNHRYYVLDEPEIPDSEYDKLFIRLKSLEAAYPQLITEDSPTRRVGGTPLKAFGQVRHELAMLSLDNAFDAEDQADFNRRVKERLGTTEDIEYACEPKLDGIAVSLLYEDGLLVRAATRGDGTTGEDITQNIRTIESIPLKLMGDGWPRRLEVRGEVYMPKAGFEQLNRRASAKGEKTFVNPRNAAAGSLRQLDSRITAKRPLTIYCYSVGVVDGGVLPETHSEILACLKQWGLRVSPELQVVKGVQACEDYYQAMAEKRQGLPYEIDGIVYKVNAIARQQALGFVARAPRWAIARKFPAQEAITTLKDVEFQVGRTGAITPVARLQPVFVGGVTVSNATLHNMDEIARLDIKIGDSVVILRAGDVIPKVNRVIHSMRPDDVRDITFPDRCPVCDSELEREEAILRCSGGLFCSAQRKEAIKHFASRKAMDIDGLGDKLVEQLVDRQLIATVADLFSLNAPEVSGLERMGKKSAENLINALDQSRKTTLPRFIYSLGIREVGEATAQGLAGHYRDLHKLMAASVEDLQTVDDVGPVVAGHIEKFFRQEHNREVIDALLAKGVAWETESPVVEGGDQPLAGETWVLTGTLNTMTRDEGKAILQKLGAKVTGSVSAKTSALLAGDKAGSKLAKAEKLGVRVVTEDDFMQMRQAWGE